A stretch of the Thiomicrospira pelophila DSM 1534 genome encodes the following:
- the hisG gene encoding ATP phosphoribosyltransferase, which translates to MKQTLTIALSKGRIFKDTLPLLKAAGIEPLDDPETSRKLILETTQPNVRLLVVRTTDAPTYVAYGAADIGVAGKDVLMEAPSDNLYELLDLQIAKCRLMVAGPEQEGPHGHRLKIATKYVNSARAYYAQKGQQVDLIKLYGSMELAPLIGLADRIVDLVDTGNTLKANHLKPLEHIADISSRLIVNQHAYKTKFAQIQEIVEQFKTVIGK; encoded by the coding sequence ATGAAACAGACATTAACGATCGCGCTGTCAAAAGGCCGAATCTTTAAAGATACTTTGCCCTTATTAAAAGCCGCTGGCATTGAGCCTTTAGATGATCCAGAAACCAGTCGCAAGTTGATTCTGGAAACCACTCAGCCGAATGTACGTTTATTAGTGGTGCGCACAACCGATGCACCTACTTATGTGGCTTATGGTGCGGCCGATATTGGGGTGGCAGGCAAAGATGTATTGATGGAGGCTCCATCGGATAATCTGTATGAGTTACTGGATTTGCAAATTGCCAAGTGTCGTTTAATGGTGGCCGGTCCAGAACAGGAAGGCCCGCATGGACATCGTTTAAAGATTGCCACCAAATATGTGAACTCAGCGCGGGCTTATTACGCACAAAAAGGCCAGCAAGTCGATTTAATTAAGCTTTATGGTTCGATGGAGTTGGCACCTTTAATTGGCTTAGCCGACCGTATTGTGGATTTGGTCGACACCGGTAACACACTGAAAGCTAACCATCTTAAACCGCTGGAACATATTGCGGATATTAGTTCGCGTTTAATTGTTAACCAACATGCATATAAGACCAAGTTTGCGCAGATTCAAGAAATCGTGGAACAGTTCAAAACTGTAATAGGAAAATAA
- the hisD gene encoding histidinol dehydrogenase, which yields MSDSAINIRRLDANASGFKQELNRLLDWEGVSDDRVNNVVKEVLHRVKTEGDKALLEYTAKFDRLDLKTGAELEISQERLQQALINIPKEQRDALELATKRVRLYHERQKSESWSYTEEDGTMLGQQVTCLDRVGLYVPGGKAAYPSSVIMNAVPAKVAGVPELIMVVPTPDGEVNEMVLAAAAICGVDRVFCVGGAQAVAALAYGTETIPPVDKVVGPGNIYVATAKRMVFGTVGIDMIAGPSEILVVCDGETDPDWIAVDLFSQAEHDEDAQSILVTPDADFADKVVASMNRLLPTMPRQKIIRTALEARGAVIVVDDMAQAVEMINFIAPEHLELSVDNPQALLPKIRHAGAIFMGRYTAEALGDYCAGPNHVLPTSRTARFSSPLGVYDFQKRSSLIMCSADGASVLGEVAGILADGEGLQAHAASARFRLKKS from the coding sequence ATGTCAGACTCAGCCATTAATATTCGCCGTTTAGATGCTAATGCATCGGGTTTTAAACAAGAGCTAAATCGTTTATTGGATTGGGAAGGGGTCTCAGATGACCGCGTTAACAATGTTGTAAAAGAAGTATTGCATCGGGTTAAGACCGAAGGTGATAAAGCCTTGTTGGAGTATACCGCTAAGTTTGATCGATTAGACTTGAAAACCGGCGCGGAGCTTGAGATTTCTCAGGAGCGCCTACAGCAAGCCTTAATCAATATTCCAAAAGAACAACGTGATGCATTGGAATTGGCGACGAAGCGTGTTCGACTTTACCATGAGCGTCAGAAAAGTGAATCTTGGTCTTACACTGAAGAAGACGGCACCATGCTGGGCCAGCAGGTTACCTGTTTGGACCGGGTTGGTTTGTATGTTCCAGGCGGTAAAGCAGCTTATCCTTCATCGGTAATTATGAACGCGGTGCCAGCTAAAGTTGCGGGTGTACCTGAGTTGATAATGGTCGTGCCGACACCAGATGGCGAAGTGAATGAAATGGTATTGGCCGCCGCAGCGATTTGTGGCGTAGATCGTGTATTCTGTGTGGGTGGCGCTCAAGCCGTAGCGGCCTTGGCTTATGGCACCGAAACTATTCCACCGGTTGATAAGGTGGTGGGTCCAGGTAATATTTATGTAGCTACGGCCAAACGTATGGTATTTGGTACGGTTGGGATTGATATGATTGCTGGGCCGTCCGAAATTTTAGTCGTCTGTGATGGTGAAACCGATCCAGATTGGATTGCGGTAGATTTGTTCTCACAAGCGGAGCATGATGAAGATGCTCAGTCGATTTTAGTAACGCCGGATGCGGACTTTGCCGATAAAGTAGTCGCCAGCATGAATCGTTTATTACCGACCATGCCGCGTCAGAAAATTATTCGCACCGCTTTAGAAGCGCGTGGTGCCGTGATTGTGGTGGACGATATGGCTCAAGCGGTTGAAATGATTAATTTTATTGCACCTGAGCACCTGGAGTTGTCGGTCGACAATCCGCAGGCCTTATTGCCAAAAATTCGCCATGCAGGTGCCATTTTTATGGGGCGCTATACTGCTGAAGCCTTAGGTGACTACTGTGCCGGTCCAAACCATGTATTGCCAACGTCTCGTACTGCACGTTTTTCATCGCCATTAGGTGTATATGATTTCCAGAAGCGTTCAAGCTTAATAATGTGCTCGGCCGACGGCGCGAGCGTTCTGGGTGAAGTGGCCGGAATTTTAGCGGATGGTGAAGGCTTGCAAGCACATGCTGCTTCAGCGCGTTTCCGCCTGAAAAAATCATAA
- the hisC gene encoding histidinol-phosphate transaminase, whose translation MKNWIERWVRPEIRDIKAYHVQPAANMIKLDAMENPYGWPPEMQSAWIERTRYQAFNRYPDPTAESLRHILMQELALSDDQAMVFGNGSDELIQIIMMALSQPGRSVMSPVPTFVMYEMIAKFVGLQFHGVTLQSNFELDLPAFLNAMQQHQPAVVFLAYPNNPTGNAFSRQDIEQIIQQAPGLVVLDEAYNAFADDSFIGDIQHYPNLIVMRTVSKQGLAGFRLGYMIGHQAWMTEFDKVRLPYNINVVTQMGVTFALENSDVLRQQAEQIKQDRTILMQTLSEFSELKVFDSQANFVTLRVPNGQANRIFDGLKQDGVLIKNLSPMGGLLTDCLRVTVGTPNENQAFLNSFSHHLKA comes from the coding sequence GTGAAAAACTGGATTGAGCGTTGGGTTCGGCCTGAAATTCGAGACATTAAGGCTTATCATGTTCAGCCCGCGGCGAATATGATAAAGCTGGATGCAATGGAAAACCCTTATGGTTGGCCACCCGAAATGCAATCGGCATGGATTGAGCGCACTCGTTATCAAGCCTTTAATCGCTACCCAGATCCAACAGCAGAGTCCTTGCGTCATATATTAATGCAAGAATTGGCTTTGTCAGACGATCAAGCAATGGTATTTGGTAATGGCTCGGATGAGTTAATTCAGATCATAATGATGGCGTTATCTCAACCAGGTCGTAGTGTGATGTCGCCGGTTCCGACCTTTGTCATGTATGAGATGATTGCTAAGTTTGTAGGTTTGCAATTTCATGGCGTGACACTCCAATCAAATTTTGAGTTAGATTTGCCCGCTTTTTTAAACGCGATGCAGCAGCATCAACCTGCTGTTGTGTTTTTAGCCTACCCCAATAACCCAACCGGCAATGCCTTTTCCCGTCAAGATATAGAGCAGATTATTCAACAAGCACCAGGCCTGGTGGTGTTGGATGAAGCCTATAACGCGTTCGCCGATGATAGTTTTATTGGCGATATTCAACATTACCCTAACTTAATTGTGATGCGCACGGTTTCCAAACAAGGTTTAGCCGGCTTCCGTTTGGGCTACATGATTGGTCACCAGGCCTGGATGACTGAGTTTGATAAGGTTCGCTTGCCGTATAACATTAATGTGGTCACTCAAATGGGCGTGACCTTTGCCTTGGAAAATAGCGATGTGTTAAGGCAGCAAGCTGAGCAAATTAAGCAAGATCGAACCATTTTAATGCAAACACTCTCCGAATTTTCAGAATTGAAAGTGTTTGACTCACAAGCTAACTTTGTCACTCTACGGGTGCCTAATGGACAAGCTAATCGTATTTTTGATGGGTTGAAACAAGACGGGGTGCTGATTAAAAACCTGTCGCCCATGGGTGGCTTGTTGACGGATTGTTTGCGCGTCACGGTCGGAACCCCAAATGAAAATCAAGCATTTTTGAATAGTTTTTCGCATCATTTAAAAGCCTAA
- a CDS encoding Nif3-like dinuclear metal center hexameric protein — translation MLRNELVAHLHQLLEVDQYQDYAPNGLQVEGPEQINKIVMGVTATQALIEAAIDRQADAIIVHHGYFWKNEPQAITGMKFQRIKKLIQNNLNLFAYHLPLDGHAKYGNNAQLGKLWQLEDITPAPGLVRLGRLSNPMSIEEFKHRVSETLAREPLHLPGGPEQIKTVAWCSGGAQGYIQQAVDWQADVYISGEVSEQTTHIASESGIHYLAAGHHATETWGVKALGEYLQNKFGIECQFVDCVNPV, via the coding sequence ATGCTAAGAAATGAGTTGGTAGCACATTTACATCAATTATTAGAGGTCGATCAGTACCAAGACTATGCACCGAATGGGTTGCAAGTGGAGGGCCCTGAGCAGATAAACAAAATTGTAATGGGCGTGACAGCGACTCAAGCACTGATTGAAGCGGCGATCGATCGCCAAGCGGATGCGATTATCGTTCATCACGGTTATTTCTGGAAAAATGAACCTCAAGCTATTACGGGTATGAAATTTCAGCGCATTAAAAAACTGATCCAAAATAACCTGAATTTATTCGCTTACCATTTGCCCTTAGATGGCCATGCCAAATATGGTAACAATGCTCAGCTGGGTAAGCTGTGGCAGTTAGAAGATATTACGCCAGCACCAGGCCTGGTACGGTTGGGACGCTTGAGTAACCCTATGTCAATAGAAGAATTTAAACATAGGGTTAGTGAAACCTTAGCACGCGAGCCTTTGCATCTGCCGGGTGGTCCAGAACAGATTAAGACTGTTGCCTGGTGTAGCGGTGGCGCACAAGGTTATATTCAACAAGCCGTAGATTGGCAGGCTGACGTTTATATTAGTGGAGAAGTGTCAGAGCAGACTACGCATATTGCCAGTGAATCAGGTATTCATTATTTGGCTGCAGGACACCATGCGACTGAAACCTGGGGTGTGAAAGCCTTAGGTGAGTACCTTCAAAATAAATTTGGTATTGAGTGCCAATTTGTAGACTGTGTTAACCCGGTTTAA
- the petA gene encoding ubiquinol-cytochrome c reductase iron-sulfur subunit, with protein MSETKTIETVNIKRRQVLAGATGVVGAVGAAFVAVPFLGSWQPSEKAKAAGAPVDADISGLQPGQMMTLSWRGKPVWIVRRTPEMLERLTTLDELLRDPDSVASIQPDYCQNPSRALKPEYLVVVGICTHLGCAPLYRPAVNSTDMAEDWRGGFFCPCHGSSFDLAGRVFRSVPAPTNLEIPPYMYLSETHIRVGEDAESGGQA; from the coding sequence ATGTCTGAAACGAAAACGATAGAAACGGTGAACATAAAGCGCCGTCAAGTATTGGCTGGTGCAACAGGGGTTGTGGGTGCCGTGGGTGCGGCATTTGTAGCCGTACCTTTTTTAGGTTCTTGGCAACCCAGTGAAAAAGCAAAAGCGGCCGGTGCTCCGGTTGATGCGGATATTAGTGGGCTACAACCCGGTCAGATGATGACTTTAAGCTGGCGTGGTAAGCCAGTTTGGATTGTGCGCCGTACTCCGGAAATGCTAGAACGTTTAACGACTTTAGACGAATTGCTGCGAGATCCAGATTCCGTTGCTTCTATTCAACCAGACTATTGTCAAAACCCTTCACGTGCGCTCAAACCTGAATATCTTGTAGTCGTTGGGATTTGTACGCATCTGGGTTGTGCGCCTTTATATCGTCCGGCCGTAAATTCGACAGATATGGCGGAAGATTGGCGAGGTGGATTTTTCTGCCCTTGCCATGGTTCGAGCTTTGATTTAGCGGGTCGTGTGTTCCGTTCGGTGCCAGCACCGACCAACTTAGAAATTCCACCTTATATGTATTTGTCAGAAACACATATTCGAGTAGGTGAAGATGCGGAATCAGGAGGGCAAGCCTAA
- a CDS encoding cytochrome b — MSDKNTNQAAPGGMLKWLDDRYPLISTWNEHVAQYYAPKNFNFWYFFGSFALLVMVIQFITGIWLTMSYKPSADDAFNSIEYIMRDVEWGWLIRYMHTTGASAFFLVVYLHMTRALLYGSYKQPRELVWLIGMLIFVVLMAEAFMGYMLPWGQMSYWGAQVIISLFSAIPLVGPDLALWIRGDYIISDATLNRFFALHVIALPLVLVLLVFMHIVALHKVGSNNPDGVEIKKHKDSQGLPLDGVPFHPYYTVKDSFGATAFLILFAVVVFYMPEGGGYFIEAPNFEPADPLKTPDHIAPVWYFTPFYAILRAIPDKFLGVVAMGASIAVLFAMPWLDRCKVRSIRYRGYSYKLLLTMFAISFVVLGVLGALPSTALYTKLAQIFTILYFAFFILLPYTSAYEKTKPVPERTT; from the coding sequence ATGTCTGACAAAAATACAAATCAAGCCGCGCCTGGTGGCATGTTGAAATGGTTGGATGATCGTTATCCTTTGATCAGCACCTGGAATGAGCATGTCGCTCAATACTACGCACCAAAAAATTTCAATTTTTGGTATTTCTTTGGTTCTTTTGCCTTGTTGGTGATGGTGATTCAATTTATCACTGGTATATGGTTAACCATGTCCTATAAGCCTTCAGCGGATGATGCGTTTAACTCGATTGAATACATTATGCGAGATGTAGAGTGGGGGTGGCTGATTCGATACATGCATACCACAGGGGCTTCGGCCTTCTTTTTAGTGGTCTATTTGCACATGACTCGCGCATTACTCTATGGTTCTTACAAACAGCCACGTGAGTTAGTCTGGCTAATCGGGATGTTGATTTTTGTAGTGTTAATGGCTGAAGCCTTCATGGGGTATATGTTGCCATGGGGTCAGATGTCTTATTGGGGGGCACAAGTCATTATTTCACTGTTTAGTGCGATTCCATTAGTGGGGCCGGATTTGGCATTATGGATTCGTGGTGACTACATTATTTCAGACGCAACTCTAAACCGTTTCTTTGCATTGCATGTGATTGCCTTGCCTTTGGTGTTAGTCTTATTGGTCTTTATGCATATCGTTGCATTACACAAAGTGGGTTCAAACAACCCGGACGGTGTTGAGATCAAAAAGCATAAAGATTCACAAGGTTTACCTTTGGATGGGGTTCCATTTCATCCGTATTACACCGTAAAAGATTCGTTTGGTGCGACCGCCTTCCTGATTTTGTTTGCAGTGGTGGTGTTCTATATGCCAGAGGGCGGTGGTTATTTTATAGAGGCGCCGAACTTTGAGCCAGCTGATCCTTTAAAAACACCGGATCATATTGCGCCAGTCTGGTACTTTACGCCTTTCTATGCGATCTTACGTGCAATTCCAGATAAATTCCTAGGTGTTGTTGCGATGGGGGCTTCGATTGCCGTATTGTTTGCGATGCCTTGGTTAGACCGCTGTAAAGTACGTTCCATTCGTTACCGTGGCTATTCTTATAAGCTCTTATTAACCATGTTTGCAATTAGCTTTGTGGTGCTAGGCGTATTAGGTGCTTTACCATCGACAGCGCTTTATACAAAACTAGCGCAAATATTTACGATCTTGTATTTTGCTTTCTTCATTTTGCTGCCTTATACCTCAGCGTATGAAAAAACCAAACCTGTACCAGAGAGGACAACTTAA
- a CDS encoding cytochrome c1, whose amino-acid sequence MMTSFLSRLSLVIAAMVFPVSLVLAAASYNIELEAANNDIRDKESLQRGAVHFANYCMACHSAQYMRYNRVARDLGWTDEEVVEKLAFGQRLPVDHMMSFMEDGVSESKFGIEAPDLSLMARLKGNDYIYTFLRGYYLENEGVWEPGNWNNKVLEGTSMPNVLESFQKHSSPEEYEQVTRDLVNFLDYIAEPNKVERWDLGWKVILFLLVLLLLTYLLKREYWRDVKH is encoded by the coding sequence ATGATGACATCATTTTTAAGCAGACTGAGTTTAGTGATAGCGGCAATGGTGTTTCCTGTTAGCTTAGTGCTAGCGGCGGCGTCTTATAATATAGAGCTTGAAGCAGCCAATAATGACATTCGAGATAAAGAGTCATTACAGCGTGGTGCCGTTCACTTTGCGAATTATTGTATGGCCTGTCACTCCGCTCAATACATGCGTTACAACCGTGTAGCTCGTGACTTGGGTTGGACGGATGAAGAGGTGGTTGAAAAACTAGCTTTTGGTCAGCGTTTACCAGTTGATCACATGATGAGCTTTATGGAAGACGGTGTGTCAGAAAGCAAGTTTGGTATTGAGGCTCCCGATCTATCGTTGATGGCGCGTTTAAAAGGTAACGATTACATTTATACTTTTTTACGTGGTTACTACCTGGAGAATGAAGGTGTTTGGGAACCGGGTAACTGGAACAATAAGGTATTGGAGGGTACTTCCATGCCAAATGTTCTAGAGTCGTTCCAGAAGCACTCTAGCCCAGAAGAGTATGAGCAAGTGACGCGTGATTTAGTTAACTTCTTAGATTATATTGCTGAACCCAATAAAGTAGAACGTTGGGATCTAGGTTGGAAGGTTATTTTATTCTTACTTGTATTATTGCTTCTAACCTATCTTCTCAAAAGAGAATATTGGCGAGATGTGAAGCATTAA
- the radA gene encoding DNA repair protein RadA, with protein sequence MAKAKSVFVCTDCGAEHTKWQGQCMECGAWNTLKELKISTSSKSASRSVQGYSGSQSNQVLSVNDIELGEVPRFSTGISELDRVLGGGIVPGSVVLIGGDPGVGKSSILLQVMCGLSQAIPALYVTGEESLQQVVMRAKRMQLPEDHLRLLAETEVEQIIRFAQQESPKVMVVDSIQTMQLAEVGTAAGGVTQVRESAAYLTRFAKQNNIAVFLVGHVTKSGEVAGPRVLEHIVDSVLFLEGQSDSRFRTLRAIKNRFGAVNELGVFAMTELGLKQVKNPSAIFLSRANEPAPGSVVMVIWEGSRPLLVEIQALVDESPYGSPRRVSVGLDSNRIAMLLAVMHRHGGIQAADQDVYVNVVGGIKVSETSADLALLVAILSSMRNKPLDQDLIVFGEVGLAGEIRPVPSGQERIFEAGKHGFKRAIVPMANIPKGGVAGMELIGVHNLAQALDQL encoded by the coding sequence ATGGCGAAAGCAAAATCAGTATTTGTTTGTACGGACTGTGGCGCCGAGCACACTAAGTGGCAAGGCCAGTGCATGGAATGCGGTGCTTGGAATACGCTTAAAGAGCTTAAAATTTCAACGTCTAGCAAGTCAGCTTCGCGTTCTGTTCAAGGGTATAGTGGTAGCCAATCGAATCAAGTATTGTCAGTCAACGATATAGAGTTGGGCGAAGTACCACGTTTTTCGACCGGCATTTCAGAGCTGGATCGTGTGCTAGGTGGCGGAATCGTACCTGGATCGGTGGTGTTAATTGGTGGTGATCCAGGGGTGGGCAAATCCTCGATTTTGTTGCAGGTCATGTGTGGTTTGAGTCAGGCTATTCCAGCGCTCTATGTAACTGGTGAAGAATCTCTACAACAAGTCGTCATGCGCGCGAAGCGTATGCAGCTGCCGGAAGATCATTTACGTTTATTGGCGGAAACGGAAGTGGAGCAAATAATTCGTTTTGCGCAACAAGAGTCGCCCAAGGTGATGGTAGTGGATTCGATTCAGACCATGCAGCTAGCTGAAGTTGGGACGGCGGCCGGAGGGGTAACTCAGGTGAGAGAATCGGCCGCCTATCTAACACGCTTTGCGAAACAAAATAATATTGCAGTATTCCTGGTTGGGCATGTAACAAAATCCGGTGAAGTGGCTGGCCCTCGTGTGCTGGAGCATATTGTGGATAGTGTTTTATTTTTAGAGGGTCAATCTGATAGCCGCTTTAGAACTTTAAGGGCGATAAAAAACCGCTTTGGTGCAGTGAATGAGTTGGGCGTATTTGCCATGACTGAGTTAGGGCTAAAACAGGTTAAAAATCCTTCAGCTATTTTCTTATCGCGTGCCAATGAACCCGCACCCGGTTCGGTAGTAATGGTGATTTGGGAGGGCTCGCGCCCTTTGTTGGTAGAAATTCAAGCCTTAGTGGATGAGTCACCTTATGGCAGTCCGCGTCGTGTAAGTGTGGGGTTGGACTCAAATCGAATTGCAATGTTGTTAGCTGTTATGCATCGTCATGGCGGTATACAAGCGGCTGACCAGGATGTTTATGTGAATGTGGTGGGCGGGATTAAAGTATCGGAAACCAGTGCAGATTTAGCTTTATTGGTGGCGATTCTATCCAGTATGCGCAATAAACCACTCGATCAGGATTTAATTGTATTTGGTGAAGTTGGTTTGGCAGGCGAGATCCGGCCAGTTCCAAGTGGTCAAGAGCGCATTTTTGAAGCCGGTAAGCACGGATTTAAACGGGCGATTGTTCCTATGGCGAATATCCCAAAAGGCGGGGTTGCAGGTATGGAATTGATCGGGGTACATAATTTAGCGCAAGCTTTAGATCAATTATGA